A part of Cataglyphis hispanica isolate Lineage 1 chromosome 7, ULB_Chis1_1.0, whole genome shotgun sequence genomic DNA contains:
- the LOC126850823 gene encoding apyrase-like encodes MYALPLLSLLFQVCCGFTGRGLFYPGRTDLFELSIIHLNDFHARFEQTGPTSGTCREGHEQDCVGGIARVYTAVDQLLKERPNAIFLNAGDHFQGTLWYNIHRWNVTALFMNMLPHDVMTIGNHEFDNKIEGLVPFLKNVKAPVVVTNIDDTKEPTIQNLYRNSTIIDRNGTKIGVIGVILSTTNLLADTGKLKFLDEVETVNEEAQRLKEKGVDIIIVLSHCGLDVDRIMAARCPLIDVIVGGHSHTFLYTGPPPFIDTPVDEYPVVVTQNETNRTVLIVQAAAFTKYLGNLTVWFDDQGEVVDWDGNPLLLDQSIEENSEILEALKPWKKEVDAEASRKIGSTKVLLSHSCYTKECNMGNLITDAMVDAFVDKAEYKTHWTYAAVACMNPGGIRTSIEESVITYGDLMMVQPFENNWDTLELTGESIKKILEMEGILAWSGLKITYKEANKKRTVIDVKIRCQACEYPVFEDLVHDQWYRVVVPSFMISGGDGYYIFKNNSRNHEIGGRDMDYFISYVEKMSPILTGIERRITFVET; translated from the exons ATGTACGCGCTGCCATTGCTCTCGTTGTTGTTCCAAGTCTGTTGCGGATTCACCGGACGTGGACTCTTTTATCCTGGTAGAACGGATCTCTTCGAGCTATCAATAATTCATTTGAATGATTTTCACGCCAG ATTCGAACAAACGGGCCCGACTTCTGGGACTTGCCGCGAAGGCCACGAGCAAGACTGCGTGGGAGGTATTGCCAGAGTTTACACGGCAGTTGATCAACTCCTTAAGGAACGGccaaatgcaatttttctgAATGCCGGCGATCATTTTCAGGGGACTCTTTGGTACAACATTCATCGCTGGAATGTCACCGCCTTGTTCATGAACATGTTGCCTCATGACGTCATG ACGATTGGCAACCATGAATTCGATAATAAGATCGAAGGCCTTGTTCCCTTTCTTAAAAATGTCAAGGCGCCGGTTGTGGTAACGAATATCGATGATACCAAGGAGCCAACTATACAG aatttgtaCAGAAACAGCACGATCATTGATAGAAATGGTACCAAAATCGGCGTTATTGGCGTCATCCTATCAACTACGAAT CTACTCGCGGATACGGGGAAATTAAAGTTCTTGGATGAAGTAGAAACGGTCAACGAGGAAGCCCAGcgattgaaagaaaagggagtggacattattatagtattaagCCACTGTGGATTAGATGTAGATAGAATCATGGCTGCGAGATGTCCCTTGATCGATGTGATCGTCGGTGGCCACTCGCATACGTTCCTTTATACAG gACCTCCGCCTTTCATTGATACACCGGTGGACGAATATCCTGTAGTCGTGACGCAAAATGAGACAAACAGAACGGTTCTCATCGTACAAGCAGCTGCTTTTACAAA atacttgGGTAATTTAACAGTATGGTTCGATGACCAAGGCGAGGTCGTTGACTGGGATGGAAATCCCCTCCTTTTGGATCAGTCTATCGAAGAAA ATTCGGAAATCCTGGAAGCTCTAAAGCCATGGAAGAAGGAAGTAGACGCAGAAGCGTCGAGAAAGATTGGCAGCACGAAAGTCTTACTGAGTCACAGCTGTTATACTAAAGAATGCAACATGGGAAATCTTATAACCGACGCCATGGTAGACGCG tttgtcgATAAGGCCGAATATAAGACTCATTGGACGTATGCGGCGGTGGCCTGCATGAATCCAGGAGGAATTCGCACTTCCATAGAGGAATCTGTGATTACCTACGGTGATTTGATGATGGTCCAGCCTTTCGAAAACAATTGGGACACCCTCGAACTGACTGGAGAATCCATTAAAAAA ATTTTGGAAATGGAAGGAATCTTAGCTTGGTCCGggttaaaaattacttacaaAGAGGCCAATAAAAAGCGAACTGTGATCGACGTTAAAATCAG GTGCCAAGCTTGTGAATATCCAGTATTCGAGGATTTGGTACACGATCAATGGTACAGAGTAGTTGTGCCAAGTTTCATGATCTCCGGCGGAGACGGCTATTAcattttcaagaataataGTCGTAATCACGAAATCGGCGGGCGCGATATGGATTACTTTATATCCTATGTGGAGAAAATGAGCCCAATATTGACGGGAATCGAGAGACGAATAACTTTTGTAGAGACTTAA
- the LOC126850814 gene encoding protein 5NUC-like, whose product MPIALLINYYCIIAVLILASKTFANPTLRKDEEFTIRIVHTNDMHARFEETSQLSTTCTPKDSAARKCYGGFARIATLVRQARSKSPSTIFLNAGDTYQGSAWYNVYKWEAVAWFMNLLHPDAISLGNHEFDDGVKGLIPFIQNASYPILAANLDLTKQPDLAATNLKNSTILEVNGNKIGVIGYLTKETKILSSTENVIFKDEVESIQREAKRLKEQGVDILIALGHSGYEIDKKIAQEVEDIDLVIGGHTNTFLYRGTPPDVEAPEGFYPTEVTQKSGRKAYVVQAYAYTKYLGNFSVNFDARGEITYIEGNPILVDATVEQAKDVLKLIDDKRGPVDDLERKVIGQTRVLIDGDSKNCRRQECNMGNLICDAILDYYAGEYLNKDGWTDAAIAIVNSGSIRTSITRARNDQVTRKDVISVLPFGNVVVKASVTGKQILSMLEWSVHNLDNVTSTGNLFGAFLQYSGLQVTYNTNRPPNSRVVSVQVQCAACRVPTYSKLQQNLTYNILINDFLAKGGDGFHMLETVKTIPLSITMADVLERYFTKHSPVYPGVEWRISYVNDTYVDTMYLDNFGMTYRPIGMTILLPIITWLLMT is encoded by the exons ATGCCGATTGCTTTGCTTATAAACTACTATTGCATTATCGCGGTGCTGATACTCGCGAGCAAAACTTTTGCAAACCCCACTTTACGAAAGGATGAAGAATTTACCATCAGAATCGTTCACACGAATGACATGCATGCGAg ATTCGAGGAGACGTCGCAATTATCCACAACGTGCACGCCGAAGGACTCCGCTGCCAGGAAGTGTTATGGAGGTTTTGCAAGAATCGCGACTTTAGTCCGCCAAGCGAGATCGAAATCGCCGTCGACGATCTTTCTAAATGCCGGCGACACTTATCAAGGGAGCGCCTGGTACAACGTGTACAAATGGGAGGCCGTGGCTTGGTTTATGAATCTCTTACATCCGGACGCTATA TCCTTGGGCAACCACGAATTCGACGATGGCGTCAAAGGTCTGATACCCTTTATACAAAACGCCTCGTATCCTATTCTGGCGGCGAATCTGGATCTTACCAAACAACCAGACCTGGCCGCCACCAATCTAAAAAACAGCACGATTCTCGAAGTCAACGGCAACAAAATCGGCGTGATTGGTTATCTCACAAAGGAGACGAAGATTCTGTCGTCTACGGAGAATGTGATTTTCAAGGACGAGGTGGAATCCATCCAACGTGAAGCTAAGAGGCTGAAAGAGCAGGGTGTCGACATTCTCATCGCTCTAGGTCATTCGGGTTACGAGATCGACAAGAAGATCGCCCAGGAGGTCGAGGATATCGATTTGGTGATCGGCGGTCACACCAATACCTTTCTGTATCGTGGCACACCGCCGGATGTTGAGGCACCGGAAGGCTTCTATCCCACAGAAGTGACGCAGAAGAGCGGCAGAAAAGCTTATGTTGTTCAGGCGTATGCTTACACCAAGTATTTGGGTAACTTTTCCGTCAACTTTGACGCTAGAGGAGAGATAACATACATCGAGGGAAATCCTATTCTTGTGGACGCCACTGTGGAGcag GCGAAAGATGTTCTAAAATTGATAGATGATAAAAGAGGACCCGTTGATGATTTGGAACGGAAAGTCATCGGACAGACACGAGTACTCATCGACGGAGACAGCAAGAATTGCAGACGACAGGAATGCAACATGGGAAATTTAATCTGCGACGCTATACTTGATtat TATGCTGGGGAATACTTGAACAAGGACGGTTGGACGGATGCTGCCATCGCGATTGTAAACAGCGGCAGCATTAGAACGTCCATCACCAGAGCGAGAAATGATCAG GTCACCCGGAAAGATGTTATAAGCGTTTTGCCCTTCGGAAATGTCGTTGTTAAAGCTTCCGTAACAGGGAAACAGATTCTTTCGATGTTAGAATGGAGCGTTCATAATCTCGACAACGTAACTTCCACCGGCAATTTATTCGGCGCTTTTCTACAATACTCGGGATtgcag GTGACATATAACACAAACCGACCGCCGAACTCAAGGGTGGTTTCCGTTCAAGTACAATGCGCCGCTTGTCGAGTACCGACGTATAGCAAACTTCAACAAAATCTCACCTACAATATCCTTATAAATGATTTCCTTGCAAAGGGCGGAGATGGTTTTCATATGTTGGAAACTGTTAAAACAATCCCGCTGA GTATCACTATGGCGGATGTATTGGAGCGATATTTCACTAAACACAGTCCGGTATATCCAGGGGTGGAATGGAGAATTTCGTACGTAAATGACACATACGTAGATACGATGTACTTAGATAATTTCGGGATGACGTATCGACCGATTGGAATGACAATTCTTTTACCAATCATTACTTGGCTATTGATGACATAA
- the LOC126850809 gene encoding SET and MYND domain-containing protein 4-like isoform X2 — protein MDKIAATFNERLIVTNKQRELTDTYKKLKTDQERVIFTLNVMLEYDMIPNTTGKPKNAKESEKLREQGNKVFIKGTLNNMTCIEALKLYTKSIAFAPYPSEQLALAYANRSAVLFQLGLHSECIQDIDRALALNYPDNLRAKLYVRKTECLMILENYSVDNILKEAQHWLDKMSLNDASRKKLQSKLDFLHYKAVQTEQSVKDILICTKVKKSGNESSLPTIESHNDEVPCALDAVAIKYSTHYGRHVIATRDIHPGEVIAVEKPYALLLTQQNIQTHCSNCLKVCWANIPCNYCTYAMYCSEECRYAEWKRYHDIECAVFPALIEYECYNTDLLSIRLTVLAIREAGGIKELRTMLENLDKCDDPRTKGFSQDGKLHSDKYISIYNLVTNTEKRPVSDLFRRSLDTCLILYFLATRTVMFGAKLPEDLNVLAKNDDVTFIGGLILRHQQIIPSNIHTFSEEQGLECVERGIAAMPFLSLINHSCDPNIFRHSRSKHMVIYAMYPIQKGKQLFDNYGEHYAVIPKTTRQQKLLKQYFFTCNCFPCQENWPMYHELQSFKTLVKKVEDKAKIREALRKFNTYVDLATEDNVQDKPYIIEDLLKMIKILHNCAPMPCEEMNNVIETLKRD, from the exons atgGATAAAATAGCGGCTACGTTTAATGAACGATTGATTGTAACAAATAAGCAACGTGAACTCACAGATACATATAAGAAACTTAAGACTGACCAGGAACGTGTTATATTTACTCTTAATGTTATGCTTGAATATGATATGATTCCTAATACAACTGGTAAACCAAAAAATGCCAAAGAATCCGAGAAATTACGGGAGCAAggcaataaagtttttatcaaaggAACTCTCAATAACATGACATGCATTGAAGCTCTGAAATTGTATACGAAGAGTATAGCCTTTGCCCCTTATCCATCTGAGCAACTCGCTCTTGCTTATGCCAATAGATCAGcagttttatttcaattaggTTTACATTCAGAATGTATTCAGGACATTGACAGAGCATTAGCTTTAAATTATCCTGATAATTTAAGGGCAAAACTCTATGTACGTAAAACAGAATGTTTAatgattttagaaaattattccgtggataatattttgaagGAAGCGCAGCATTGGCTAGATAAAATGTCTTTGAATGATGCGAGTCGAAAGAAATTACAatcaaaacttgattttttacattataaggCTGTACAGACAGAACAATCTgtcaaagatattttgatatgCACAAAAGTGAAGAAATCTGGAAATGAATCTTCTCTCCCTACTATTGAATCTCACAATGATGAAGTTCCATGTGCATTAGATGCAGTagctataaaatatagtacGCACTATGGCAGACATGTTATTGCTACTCGTGATATTCATCCCGGCGAAGTAATTGCTGTGGAAAAGCCTTATGCATTGTTATTAACGCAACAAAACATACAGACGCACTGTTCAAATTGTTTGAAGGTATGTTGGGCGAATATACCCTGCAATTATTGCACTTATGCTATGTATTGCTCAGAGGAATGCAGATATGCTGAATGGAAAAGATATCATGATATAGAATGTGCTGTCTTTCCTGCTTTGATTGAATATGAATGTTATAATACTGATTTACTTAGCATAAGACTTACTGTGCTTGCTATAAGAGAAGCTGGtggtataaaagaattaagaaCTATGCTGGAAAACCTTGATAAATGTGatg ATCCACGGACAAAGGGCTTCTCTCAAGATGGAAAATTACATAGCGATAAATACATTAGCATATATAATCTTGTGACAAATACTGAAAAAAGGCCTGTCTCCGATCTATTCAGGAGATCTTTAGATACTTgccttattttatatttcttagcAACACGTACTGTGATGTTTGGTGCTAAATTACCAGAAGATTTAAACGTTTTAGCGAAAAACGATGATGTTACATTTATTGGAGGTCTCATTTTAAGACATCAACAGATAATTCCCAGCAATATTCACACT TTCAGTGAGGAGCAAGGCTTAGAATGTGTGGAACGCGGTATAGCTGCAATGCCATTTTTgagtttaattaatcatagCTGTGATCCAAATATATTTAGACACTCAAGATCTAAACATATGGTGATATACGCCATGTATCCCATTCAAAAAGGCAAGCag ctCTTTGATAATTATGGTGAACATTATGCTGTTATACCGAAAACAACGAGACAACAGAAGTTACTCAAACAGTATTTTTTTACCTGTAATTGTTTTCCTTGCCAGGAAAACTGGCCTATGTATCACGAATTACAATCATTTaag ACTTTAGTGAAGAAAGTAGAGGATAAGGCTAAGATAAGAGAGGCATTgcgaaaatttaatacatatgttgATCTAGCGACTGAAGATAATGTGCAAGATAAACCTTATATTATCGAAGACTTATtgaagatgataaaaatactgCATAATTGTGCGCCGATGCCTTGTGAAGAAATGAATAACGTCATCGAGACATTAAAAC GTGACTAA
- the LOC126850809 gene encoding SET and MYND domain-containing protein 4-like isoform X1, which translates to MDKIAATFNERLIVTNKQRELTDTYKKLKTDQERVIFTLNVMLEYDMIPNTTGKPKNAKESEKLREQGNKVFIKGTLNNMTCIEALKLYTKSIAFAPYPSEQLALAYANRSAVLFQLGLHSECIQDIDRALALNYPDNLRAKLYVRKTECLMILENYSVDNILKEAQHWLDKMSLNDASRKKLQSKLDFLHYKAVQTEQSVKDILICTKVKKSGNESSLPTIESHNDEVPCALDAVAIKYSTHYGRHVIATRDIHPGEVIAVEKPYALLLTQQNIQTHCSNCLKVCWANIPCNYCTYAMYCSEECRYAEWKRYHDIECAVFPALIEYECYNTDLLSIRLTVLAIREAGGIKELRTMLENLDKCDDPRTKGFSQDGKLHSDKYISIYNLVTNTEKRPVSDLFRRSLDTCLILYFLATRTVMFGAKLPEDLNVLAKNDDVTFIGGLILRHQQIIPSNIHTFSEEQGLECVERGIAAMPFLSLINHSCDPNIFRHSRSKHMVIYAMYPIQKGKQLFDNYGEHYAVIPKTTRQQKLLKQYFFTCNCFPCQENWPMYHELQSFKTLVKKVEDKAKIREALRKFNTYVDLATEDNVQDKPYIIEDLLKMIKILHNCAPMPCEEMNNVIETLKRVYDLNGNRFEIPQICTYQK; encoded by the exons atgGATAAAATAGCGGCTACGTTTAATGAACGATTGATTGTAACAAATAAGCAACGTGAACTCACAGATACATATAAGAAACTTAAGACTGACCAGGAACGTGTTATATTTACTCTTAATGTTATGCTTGAATATGATATGATTCCTAATACAACTGGTAAACCAAAAAATGCCAAAGAATCCGAGAAATTACGGGAGCAAggcaataaagtttttatcaaaggAACTCTCAATAACATGACATGCATTGAAGCTCTGAAATTGTATACGAAGAGTATAGCCTTTGCCCCTTATCCATCTGAGCAACTCGCTCTTGCTTATGCCAATAGATCAGcagttttatttcaattaggTTTACATTCAGAATGTATTCAGGACATTGACAGAGCATTAGCTTTAAATTATCCTGATAATTTAAGGGCAAAACTCTATGTACGTAAAACAGAATGTTTAatgattttagaaaattattccgtggataatattttgaagGAAGCGCAGCATTGGCTAGATAAAATGTCTTTGAATGATGCGAGTCGAAAGAAATTACAatcaaaacttgattttttacattataaggCTGTACAGACAGAACAATCTgtcaaagatattttgatatgCACAAAAGTGAAGAAATCTGGAAATGAATCTTCTCTCCCTACTATTGAATCTCACAATGATGAAGTTCCATGTGCATTAGATGCAGTagctataaaatatagtacGCACTATGGCAGACATGTTATTGCTACTCGTGATATTCATCCCGGCGAAGTAATTGCTGTGGAAAAGCCTTATGCATTGTTATTAACGCAACAAAACATACAGACGCACTGTTCAAATTGTTTGAAGGTATGTTGGGCGAATATACCCTGCAATTATTGCACTTATGCTATGTATTGCTCAGAGGAATGCAGATATGCTGAATGGAAAAGATATCATGATATAGAATGTGCTGTCTTTCCTGCTTTGATTGAATATGAATGTTATAATACTGATTTACTTAGCATAAGACTTACTGTGCTTGCTATAAGAGAAGCTGGtggtataaaagaattaagaaCTATGCTGGAAAACCTTGATAAATGTGatg ATCCACGGACAAAGGGCTTCTCTCAAGATGGAAAATTACATAGCGATAAATACATTAGCATATATAATCTTGTGACAAATACTGAAAAAAGGCCTGTCTCCGATCTATTCAGGAGATCTTTAGATACTTgccttattttatatttcttagcAACACGTACTGTGATGTTTGGTGCTAAATTACCAGAAGATTTAAACGTTTTAGCGAAAAACGATGATGTTACATTTATTGGAGGTCTCATTTTAAGACATCAACAGATAATTCCCAGCAATATTCACACT TTCAGTGAGGAGCAAGGCTTAGAATGTGTGGAACGCGGTATAGCTGCAATGCCATTTTTgagtttaattaatcatagCTGTGATCCAAATATATTTAGACACTCAAGATCTAAACATATGGTGATATACGCCATGTATCCCATTCAAAAAGGCAAGCag ctCTTTGATAATTATGGTGAACATTATGCTGTTATACCGAAAACAACGAGACAACAGAAGTTACTCAAACAGTATTTTTTTACCTGTAATTGTTTTCCTTGCCAGGAAAACTGGCCTATGTATCACGAATTACAATCATTTaag ACTTTAGTGAAGAAAGTAGAGGATAAGGCTAAGATAAGAGAGGCATTgcgaaaatttaatacatatgttgATCTAGCGACTGAAGATAATGTGCAAGATAAACCTTATATTATCGAAGACTTATtgaagatgataaaaatactgCATAATTGTGCGCCGATGCCTTGTGAAGAAATGAATAACGTCATCGAGACATTAAAACGTGTGTACGATTTGAACGGAAATAGATTTGAAATACCACAAATATGCACatatcaaaagtaa
- the LOC126850797 gene encoding cyclin-G-associated kinase produces the protein MSDYLRSALGYLNGGNGGGNEYVGQTLDINNVKLRVTRLIAEGGWALVFAVEDIATGEEYALKKLIAVDEDANKTIIQEIETLKRLSGHSNIIQFFYAQRLEREDRKGYEYLVVTELCPGGTLADILRSISVNTLTLAQVCKIAYQATRAVHHMHSQQPEPFVHRDIKLENFLLGRDGLVKLCDFGSVSTQQILPNPSWNAQKRATLEDQMAKYTTPMYRAPEMIDTWNNEPIGPPVDCWALGCILYSLITLRHPFSEGNKLAIVNGKYPPLPPNPRYACLHDLIKGCLQISPIQRLTTAQLLERLAAIAESNDFDPREPPQIEIVKPSPPPRPTPPPPPPSSSSSSSSNTPPPPPRPTPVMMPPPRPAPMQTAVSKVPATQATTGLFNSLKGGAGSILRNLKDTSSKMMHTVQQSMARTELDASYVTSRILVMPYPADGIESAYRANHVEDVRAFLQARHPPPAKIQLYNLSRGRPNVTRLPGRHIDCSFAYATPESNAPMLFALYQICQDIYQYLSADFNHVVVLYCTDGYRASATVACTLLIHCKALTTAEEAIALFTTRRCQPPNLQPSELRSINYMSLLSSGRLPHTKPLVFRSVVIQPVPLFTRARDGCRPYVEIYSNGALVFTTKKAIYEDMKLFGIMEGKVCLILGDAAVRGDVTIMIHHARQQLGRVIGIKIASLHFHTGYVPITESTLTFEKRDLDDAPEIGGKFRVVLNVMIGEENSKLSRVPAPWEAETCANLVPDPLFGSPLEMEETLENFRAALRPEETQKAQPNETNKVSQHEAIPQQPENPKEEEQMSTKEGNNFQEADLLNLGMPDNTSNTPATTAANPGLDIFSSSSQNESDLLGGFGVSTSQIETATSTLINNSASADLLFGDSATRNNNNLNMNDLLFGQSQTMSSNVKPQVNDILFDPLGGSTASNLLGDLAANSTAKIPNTEENLPRNASVPNFAAQASKDPFANLASSLGTNLASSWNGTPKNSSTPQSASPAPASTPIHSSPNTMHKTNDNVNSGATDPLSSKAKEKTSGDVFEDLLGSQGYNFFSSRKAEKDSPKTINQMRKVEAAKTMDPDRLKIAEWTEGKKGNLRALLCTLHTVLWPEADRWQRCEMHQLVTAADVKKAYRKACLAVHPDKQAGTANENIAKLIFMELNNAWSTFENDASQQNLFS, from the exons ATGTCGGACTATCTGAGGTCCGCGCTCGGATACTTGAACGGAGGCAACGGCGGCGGCAACGAGTACGTCGGCCAGACATTGGACATCAACAATGTGAAGCTGCGGGTGACGCGACTGATCGCCGAGG GTGGATGGGCTCTGGTGTTTGCAGTAGAAGACATTGCCACAGGAGAAGAATATGCGCTTaag AAACTTATCGCTGTTGATGAGGATGCAAATAAGACTATCATACAAGAAATAGAAACATTGAAGAGACTGTCAGGTCATtcgaatattattcaattcttCTACGCTCAACGGCTAGAACGAGAGGATCGTAAGGGTTACGAGTACTTGGTCGTTACAGAATTATGTCCTGGTGGTACCCTAGCTGATATACTTAGAAGCATATCTGTGAATACACTGACTCTCGCCCAGGTGTGCAAGATAGCCTATCAGGCAACACGAGCAGTGCATCATATGCATAGCCAGCAACCGGAACCCTTCGTACATCGTGATATTAAATTGGAAAACTTTCTACTCGGAAGAGACGGCCTCGTGAAACTCTGTGACTTTGGTAGCGTGTCGACTCAACAAATATTGCCGAATCCATCATGGAATGCTCAAAAACGCGCTACACTGGAGGATCAAATGGCTAAATATACAACCCCTATGTATCGTGCCCCAGAGATGATAGATACATGGAACAATGAACCTATAGGGCCTCCAGTGGATTGTTGGGCTTTAGgatgcatattatattctttgattACATTGCGACATCCGTTTTCCGAGG GTAACAAACTAGCAATTGTAAATGGCAAGTATCCACCGTTACCGCCTAATCCGCGGTACGCGTGTCTGCATGATCTGATAAAAGGATGTCTACAAATCTCACCCATACAAAGATTGACGACGGCGCAACTCCTGGAACGTCTGGCAGCGATTGCCGAGTCAAACGATTTCGATCCTAGAGAACCACCGCAAATCGAAATTGTCAAGCCGTCGCCACCCCCGCGTCcgacgccgccgccgccaccgccatcgtcgtcgtcatcctcGTCATCCAATACACCGCCGCCACCTCCTCGTCCCACCCCGGTAATGATGCCGCCACCAAGACCGGCGCCCATGCAGACAGCGGTGTCCAAAGTTCCGGCAACTCAAGCTACAACGGGCCTATTCAATTCGCTGAAAGGCGGCGCCGGCAGTATCCTGCGTAATCTGAAGGATACCTCCAGCAAGATGATGCACACAGTTCAACAGAGCATGGCCAGAACGGAGCTGGATGCGAGTTATGTGACATCGCGCATACTCGTTATGCCATATCCGGCCGATGGGATCGAATCCGCTTATCGCGCCAATCACGTGGAGGATGTGAGGGCCTTTCTCCAAGCCAGGCATCCACCGCCTGCTAAGATTCAGCTGTACAATCTGTCTCGCGGCCGGCCAAACGTCACGAGGCTCCCCGGCAGACACATCGATTGTTCGTTTGCCTACGCCACACCGGAATCGAACGCGCCTATGCTGTTCGCTCTGTATCAGATCTGTCAGGATATCTATCAATATTTGAGCGCTGACTTCAATCACGTGGTGGTGCTATATTGTACC GATGGATACCGAGCGAGCGCCACGGTAGCGTGCACTCTGCTGATTCACTGCAAAGCCCTGACCACGGCCGAGGAAGCTATCGCTTTATTCACGACACGACGTTGCCAGCCGCCGAATCTGCAGCCTTCAGAATTGCGCAGTATTAATTACATGAGTTTATTGAGCAGTGGCCGACTACCGCACACTAAGCCCTTGGTCTTCCGTTCTGTCGTCATACAACCGGTACCATTATTTACTAGAGCGAGGGATGGTTGCCGTCCTTACGTAGAGATCTATAGCAATGGCGCATTGGTTTTCACGACCAAGAAGGCCATCTACGAGGACATGAAGCTATTTGGGATTATGGAGGGCAAAGTTTGTTTGATCCTAGGGGATGCGGCCGTGCGCGGTGACGTCACTATAATGATACATCACGCCAGGCAACAACTGGGCCGCGTGATTGGCATCAAAATCGCCTCGTTACATTTCCATACCGGTTATGTACCCATCACTGAGAGCACCTTGACATTTGAGAAGCGCGACTTGGACGATGCGCCCGAGATCGGTGGCAAATTTCGCGTTGTACTGAATGTCATGATAGGTGAGGAAAATTCAAAGCTATCCAGAGTACCGGCACCTTGGGAGGCGGAAACTTGCGCCAATCTTGTCCCAGATCCGCTGTTTGGCTCGCCGCTAGAAATGGAGGAGACTCTGGAGAACTTCAGAGCCGCTCTTCGTCCAGAAGAG ACTCAAAAGGCACAACCGAACGAAACCAATAAAGTTTCGCAACATGAAGCAATACCTCAACAGCCTGAAAACCCGAAAGAAGAGGAGCAGATGAGCACAAAAGAAGGGAATAACTTTCAGGAGGCTGATTTGCTAAATCTCGGCATGCCGGACAATACCTCAAATACTCCCGCCACCACGGCGGCAAATCCAGGTTTAGATATCTTTTCTAGCTCTAGTCAGAACGAAAGTGATCTCTTGGGCGGTTTCGGCGTGTCGACATCACAGATCGAGACTGCCACCTCTACCTTGATTAACAATAGCGCCTCGGCTGATTTATTGTTCGGTGATTCCGCAACGAGAAACAACAATAATCTGAACATGAACGATCTATTATTTGGACAGAGTCAGACAATGTCGAGTAATGTCAAACCACAGGTCAATGACATACTGTTCGATCCGCTGGGCGGAAGTACCGCGAGCAATCTTCTTGGCGATCTCGCAGCCAATTCTACCGCCAAAATTCCGAATACCGAGGAGAACTTGCCTCGAAATGCCAGCGTGCCGAACTTTGCCGCTCAAGCCAGTAAAGATCCGTTCGCCAATCTGGCCAGTTCGTTGGGAACAAATCTTGCGAGCAGCTGGAACGGCACGCCAAAGAACTCGAGTACCCCGCAGTCGGCGAGTCCGGCGCCCGCAAGCACACCGATTCATTCTAGCCCGAACACGATGCATAAAACCAACGATAACGTGAACAGCGGTGCTACGGATCCGCTTAGCTCTAAAGCGAAGGAGAAGACGAGCGGTGACGTGTTTGAGGATCTTCTTGGCAGTCAgggatataatttctttagttCGCGCAAAGCCGAGAAGGACAGCCCGAAGACAATAAATCAGATGCGAAAGGTAGAAGCGGCCAAGACGATGGATCCTGATAGATTGAAGATAGCAGAATGGACTGAGGGCAAGAAAGGCAATCTACGAGCTTTGCTCTGCACCCTGCACACTGTTTTGTGGCCGGAGGCTGACAGATGGCAGCGATGCGAAATGCATCAATTGGTTACGGCCGCGGATGTCAAGAAAGCGTATAGAAAAGCCTGTCTGGCTGTGCATCCGGACAAG CAAGCTGGCACGGCGAATGAGAATATagcgaaattgatttttatggaGCTGAACAACGCGTGGAGCACGTTTGAAAATGACGCGTCGCAGCAAAATCTATTTAGCTAA